The following coding sequences lie in one Chelatococcus sp. YT9 genomic window:
- a CDS encoding ABC transporter permease, translating to MIVALRKVRAIAGTHSGWIGLVLLAAVILIVLLAPFFGLPDPVRNNLRGRFAPPSFNFLDLASYPLGGDHLGRDLFSRIVYGGRVSLMIGALAVGLGGVIGVAVGLFAGFYKGWVDRILMRLVDVQLSIPLMLLALLVVAALGPSLQNLIIVLALTSWVRYARVVRGQVLAVREREFVQSAYAIGVGNLRIIFVHILPNVLTPVLVIATLELARVIILEAGMSFLGLGVQPPWPSWGRMLAEGRNYMGTYPEVSVFPGLALFITALAVNLSGDWLRDRLDPKLR from the coding sequence ATGATCGTCGCGCTCCGCAAAGTCCGCGCAATTGCTGGTACTCACAGCGGGTGGATCGGCCTCGTGCTGCTGGCGGCGGTCATCCTGATCGTGTTGCTCGCGCCGTTCTTCGGCCTGCCGGATCCCGTCCGCAACAACTTGCGTGGCCGTTTCGCGCCGCCGTCCTTCAACTTCCTCGATCTCGCGAGCTATCCGCTCGGCGGTGACCATCTCGGGCGCGATCTTTTCAGCCGCATCGTCTACGGCGGCCGGGTCAGCCTCATGATCGGCGCGCTCGCCGTCGGCCTCGGCGGCGTCATCGGGGTTGCCGTCGGGCTGTTCGCCGGCTTCTACAAGGGCTGGGTCGACCGCATCCTGATGCGCCTCGTCGACGTGCAGCTGTCGATCCCGCTGATGCTGCTCGCGCTTCTCGTCGTGGCGGCGCTGGGGCCAAGCCTGCAGAACCTCATCATCGTGCTCGCCCTGACGAGCTGGGTTCGCTACGCCCGCGTCGTGCGCGGGCAGGTGCTGGCGGTGCGCGAGCGTGAGTTCGTCCAGTCGGCCTATGCGATCGGCGTCGGCAACCTGCGCATCATCTTCGTCCATATCCTGCCGAACGTGCTGACGCCGGTGCTCGTCATCGCAACGCTCGAGCTGGCGCGCGTCATCATTCTCGAGGCCGGCATGAGCTTCCTCGGCCTCGGCGTGCAGCCGCCATGGCCGAGCTGGGGGCGCATGCTCGCCGAGGGCCGCAACTACATGGGCACCTATCCCGAGGTTTCCGTTTTTCCCGGCCTCGCGCTCTTCATCACCGCGCTTGCCGTCAATCTCTCCGGAGACTGGCTGCGCGACCGGCTCGATCCCAAGCTGCGATGA
- a CDS encoding ABC transporter permease, whose translation MSRYIIERIGEALVAVWGIVTIVFVVTRMLGDPAVLLLPLGTPEAQVAALRAELGLERPMIIQYLDFLVRAVQGDFGLSYQFFRPAMDLVLERLPATAILAGTSIVLGVIIGSLAGFVAAVRRGSILEFLAMTVALLGQATPVFWLGIMLILYFGVNLGWLPTGGWDSLASLVLPVLTLSIFVAATVSRLFRSSMLDALSEDYVRTARAKGLPPGTVYTRHAGRNALIPVVTMVAILTAELLGGSAVTETVFSWPGVGRLLLQAIENKDFPIIQAGVFLIAVIFVGTNLLIDLIYPLLDPRIRVSR comes from the coding sequence ATGTCCCGCTACATCATAGAGCGTATCGGCGAGGCGCTCGTTGCGGTGTGGGGCATCGTGACCATCGTCTTCGTCGTGACACGCATGCTGGGTGATCCGGCCGTCCTTCTCCTCCCCCTCGGGACGCCGGAGGCCCAGGTGGCGGCGCTCCGGGCCGAACTTGGCCTGGAGCGCCCCATGATCATCCAGTATCTGGACTTTCTCGTCCGGGCCGTGCAGGGCGATTTCGGCCTGTCCTACCAGTTCTTCCGGCCGGCCATGGATCTCGTGCTGGAGCGGCTGCCGGCGACTGCGATCCTCGCCGGCACATCCATCGTGCTCGGTGTGATCATCGGTTCGCTTGCGGGCTTCGTCGCCGCCGTCAGGCGCGGCTCGATCCTCGAGTTCCTGGCCATGACGGTTGCGCTCCTGGGGCAGGCGACACCGGTGTTCTGGCTCGGCATCATGCTGATCCTCTATTTCGGCGTGAATCTCGGCTGGCTGCCGACCGGCGGCTGGGACAGCCTGGCCTCCCTCGTCCTGCCCGTGCTGACGCTCTCGATCTTCGTCGCCGCCACCGTCTCACGGCTGTTCCGCTCCAGCATGCTCGACGCCCTGTCGGAGGATTATGTCCGCACGGCACGCGCCAAGGGGCTTCCGCCGGGAACGGTCTACACCCGCCATGCCGGGCGCAACGCCCTCATTCCCGTCGTGACCATGGTGGCGATCCTCACCGCGGAACTCCTCGGCGGTTCAGCCGTCACCGAGACCGTGTTCTCCTGGCCGGGGGTCGGCCGGCTTCTGCTGCAAGCCATCGAGAACAAGGATTTCCCGATCATTCAGGCCGGCGTGTTCCTCATCGCCGTCATTTTCGTGGGCACGAATTTGCTCATCGACCTGATCTACCCGCTCCTTGATCCACGCATCCGGGTGTCGCGATGA
- a CDS encoding ABC transporter substrate-binding protein codes for MVTKISSLAGAAPGSLRSLTVAALLGASLAGALASSASAETLTIALSSTVNTLDPTQAQVVGTDVSVATHLYSPLVARGPDGKLYGVLAESWQPEGDSAWLFNLKPGVTFPGGEPLDAEAVKWNIDRIRNPETKSRNRSWFDPVSEVEVVSPTQVRIKTKGPYPTLPDQLSMIFFLSPEWMKTHNPATEAYGTGPYKLKQFVAGDRLILEPNDKAVLEKPTFDEVSMRVIPEASARVAGLLAGEVDLAFDLPLEDVERIKKSGRADAGWVPSSRSMVVRMNTLKAPLAGNTKLRQALNYAVDKEGMVEALLGGLGTVSQCQILTPAYFGFNQDLKPYPYDPAKAKQLIKEAGITTPLKIDLEVPLGRYFMASEIGQIVAGQLQEVGIEATIKEMDFGAWVKTYAGRDMGQMALLGQAWPTLDADGMLGLYAAANPTAYFDDKPFDEALKAGRGTTDPAKRLEAYKTATARMCEEAPVIFLFAQPFTYGTSKKGTWKARGDDWVRATDVVTK; via the coding sequence ATGGTGACAAAGATTTCGAGTTTGGCCGGTGCAGCGCCGGGATCGCTGCGATCCCTGACTGTCGCGGCCTTGCTTGGTGCGTCGCTCGCCGGGGCTCTCGCCTCCAGCGCTTCGGCGGAGACGCTGACCATCGCGCTTTCATCGACTGTGAACACCCTGGACCCCACCCAGGCACAAGTCGTCGGCACGGATGTCAGCGTCGCGACGCATCTCTATTCCCCCCTCGTCGCGCGCGGCCCGGACGGCAAGCTTTATGGCGTGCTTGCCGAGAGCTGGCAGCCGGAGGGGGATTCCGCCTGGCTGTTCAATCTGAAGCCCGGCGTCACCTTCCCCGGCGGCGAGCCGCTGGATGCAGAGGCGGTCAAATGGAATATCGACCGCATCCGCAATCCCGAGACGAAGTCACGCAACCGCTCCTGGTTCGATCCGGTCTCGGAGGTCGAGGTCGTGAGCCCGACGCAGGTTCGCATAAAGACCAAGGGCCCATACCCGACGCTCCCGGATCAGCTGTCGATGATCTTCTTCCTCTCGCCGGAGTGGATGAAGACGCATAATCCGGCCACCGAGGCCTATGGCACGGGCCCGTACAAGCTGAAGCAGTTCGTCGCCGGCGACCGGTTGATCCTCGAGCCGAACGACAAAGCGGTTCTTGAGAAGCCGACTTTTGACGAAGTCTCCATGCGGGTCATTCCGGAGGCCTCGGCACGCGTCGCCGGCCTCCTCGCCGGCGAGGTCGACCTTGCCTTCGACCTGCCGCTGGAAGACGTCGAGCGGATCAAGAAGAGCGGTCGCGCGGACGCAGGCTGGGTGCCGAGCAGCCGCTCGATGGTCGTGCGGATGAATACCCTGAAGGCGCCGCTCGCCGGCAATACCAAGCTGCGGCAGGCGCTCAACTATGCTGTCGACAAGGAAGGCATGGTCGAGGCGCTGCTGGGCGGGCTCGGCACCGTCAGCCAATGCCAGATCCTCACTCCGGCTTATTTCGGCTTCAACCAGGATCTGAAGCCCTATCCCTATGATCCTGCCAAAGCCAAGCAACTCATCAAGGAAGCCGGCATAACGACACCGCTGAAGATAGATCTGGAGGTGCCGCTCGGCCGTTATTTCATGGCGAGCGAAATCGGACAGATCGTTGCCGGGCAGCTGCAGGAAGTGGGCATCGAGGCGACCATCAAGGAGATGGATTTCGGCGCCTGGGTCAAGACCTACGCGGGCCGGGACATGGGCCAGATGGCGCTGCTGGGCCAGGCCTGGCCGACGCTCGATGCCGACGGCATGCTAGGCCTCTACGCCGCGGCCAACCCGACCGCCTATTTCGACGATAAGCCCTTCGACGAAGCCCTCAAGGCCGGTCGTGGCACGACCGATCCCGCCAAGCGCCTGGAGGCCTACAAGACCGCGACGGCGCGGATGTGCGAGGAAGCGCCAGTGATCTTCCTCTTCGCGCAGCCCTTCACCTACGGCACGTCGAAAAAGGGGACTTGGAAGGCGCGCGGCGACGACTGGGTGCGCGCGACCGACGTGGTGACGAAGTAA
- a CDS encoding helix-turn-helix domain-containing protein — protein sequence MALERGLQDVQRDLVAIGFSDHEAKVYVALVAIGPATAYELARQAGLPVPNTYNVIRGLMKRAATTQISARPARYVAVPPDQFFGTLASETQKRCDALVSRLSTLSAPANADYVEMLEGWATIERRLIALIAGSTRQLVLRSPSVLAPAVWEELRKAVDRNVECLFVYYGEKPDLPDLPHVRLWPHEGNGASLGPDFFTICADFSSALIHSQDRQEGAFSENRSFVYLAGVFLRHELYLAEIMMRFETEVEETFGPALYKLRQSFGMIPLGEEIRSFVRSRLSYEPAFEPDREDFSPAKRVPKPEPRKRKAKTG from the coding sequence ATGGCGTTGGAACGCGGCCTGCAGGACGTTCAACGTGATCTGGTCGCGATAGGCTTCTCCGATCACGAAGCCAAGGTCTATGTCGCTCTCGTCGCCATTGGCCCGGCGACTGCTTACGAACTCGCACGCCAGGCCGGCCTGCCGGTTCCCAATACCTACAATGTCATCCGTGGCCTCATGAAACGGGCCGCGACAACCCAGATCTCCGCGCGCCCGGCACGCTACGTCGCTGTTCCACCGGATCAGTTCTTCGGCACCCTCGCCAGCGAGACACAGAAGCGATGCGACGCGCTGGTCAGCCGCCTGTCGACCCTGAGCGCGCCCGCCAATGCGGACTATGTGGAAATGCTCGAGGGATGGGCCACCATCGAACGCCGGTTGATCGCCCTGATCGCCGGCTCGACTCGCCAGCTCGTGCTGCGCAGCCCCTCGGTCCTCGCGCCAGCCGTCTGGGAAGAACTGCGCAAGGCTGTGGACCGCAACGTCGAATGCCTGTTCGTGTACTACGGCGAAAAGCCCGATCTGCCGGATCTGCCCCATGTCAGGCTGTGGCCGCATGAGGGCAACGGTGCAAGCCTCGGCCCTGACTTCTTCACGATCTGCGCTGACTTCAGCAGTGCTCTCATCCATTCGCAGGACCGGCAGGAGGGGGCCTTTTCGGAGAATCGCTCCTTTGTCTACCTCGCGGGGGTCTTTCTGCGACACGAGTTGTATCTTGCCGAGATCATGATGCGCTTCGAGACGGAGGTGGAAGAGACCTTCGGCCCGGCGCTCTACAAGCTGCGCCAGTCCTTCGGCATGATTCCGCTCGGCGAGGAAATTCGATCCTTCGTGCGCAGCCGGCTGTCCTACGAACCCGCTTTCGAGCCGGACCGGGAGGATTTTTCCCCCGCCAAGCGCGTGCCGAAGCCAGAGCCGCGCAAGCGAAAGGCCAAGACCGGCTAA
- a CDS encoding DJ-1/PfpI family protein — MQQQDKVLIIVGDASETLDTLYPLLRLQEDDFLPVVAGPQKRLFQMVLHEVRPGWTITREWEGYQIEANVAFRDIDPAAYAGIFFSGGRAPEYIRDDEDLIRITQHFFDAGKPIASVCHGVEIPARADRVRGRRMSCVRKCRFDLEVCGGIFVDEPYVVDGNLVSGRTWHDHAFVMRAFLAMLRDAREERRVAA, encoded by the coding sequence ATGCAGCAGCAGGATAAGGTTCTTATTATTGTCGGGGATGCGTCAGAGACGCTTGATACGCTTTATCCGCTCTTGCGCTTGCAGGAGGATGATTTCCTGCCCGTGGTCGCCGGGCCGCAGAAGCGCCTGTTCCAGATGGTTCTGCACGAGGTCCGCCCGGGGTGGACCATCACTCGGGAATGGGAAGGCTACCAGATCGAGGCGAACGTCGCCTTCCGCGATATTGATCCCGCAGCCTATGCCGGCATTTTCTTCAGTGGTGGACGGGCCCCCGAGTACATTCGTGATGATGAGGATCTCATCCGCATCACTCAGCATTTCTTTGATGCGGGCAAGCCGATAGCCAGCGTCTGTCATGGCGTCGAGATCCCCGCACGCGCCGACAGGGTGCGGGGGCGGCGCATGTCCTGCGTGCGCAAATGCCGCTTCGACCTGGAGGTCTGTGGCGGCATCTTCGTGGACGAGCCTTATGTCGTAGATGGCAACCTGGTCAGCGGCCGAACCTGGCATGACCACGCTTTCGTGATGCGCGCCTTTCTCGCGATGCTGCGCGACGCCCGCGAAGAGCGCCGCGTTGCAGCCTGA
- a CDS encoding ABC transporter ATP-binding protein, producing the protein MAPAHIALADVGKTFIRGLQQTVALQNVDLEIREGEFVAVVGPSGCGKSTLLRLVTGLTPATEGVVRVAGEVVSGPRSDTGIVFQRATLVDWRDILGNVLLQIQLRGLNVKAYRTRAESLLDAVGLGQFMDRYPFELSGGMQQRAAIARGLIHQPTILLMDEPFGALDALTREQMRLDLETLWTRDRMTVFFITHSIDEAVLLADRVIVMSPRPGTIDSVFKVDLPRPRGLGARVDPRFADLVNKITRIFLERGVFDEHRPSLVA; encoded by the coding sequence ATGGCGCCTGCACATATTGCGCTCGCGGATGTGGGCAAGACCTTCATCCGCGGCCTTCAGCAGACCGTCGCGCTGCAAAACGTCGACCTCGAAATTCGCGAGGGAGAGTTTGTAGCCGTGGTCGGTCCCTCCGGTTGCGGCAAGAGCACGCTCCTGAGGCTCGTGACGGGGCTGACACCTGCGACGGAGGGGGTGGTGCGCGTCGCAGGGGAAGTCGTCAGCGGTCCCCGCTCTGATACCGGCATCGTCTTCCAGCGAGCGACGCTGGTGGACTGGCGGGATATTCTTGGCAACGTACTGCTGCAGATCCAGCTGCGCGGACTGAATGTGAAGGCTTATCGCACCCGCGCCGAGAGCCTTCTCGATGCGGTGGGCCTCGGCCAGTTCATGGATCGCTATCCCTTCGAGTTGTCGGGTGGCATGCAGCAGCGCGCGGCCATCGCGCGCGGCCTCATCCACCAGCCGACCATCCTCCTGATGGACGAGCCCTTCGGCGCGCTTGATGCTCTGACCCGTGAGCAGATGCGGCTTGATCTCGAGACTTTGTGGACCCGTGACCGCATGACGGTGTTCTTCATTACCCATTCTATCGACGAGGCGGTGCTGCTCGCCGACAGGGTGATTGTCATGAGCCCGCGTCCCGGCACGATCGACAGTGTCTTCAAGGTCGATCTACCGCGACCGCGCGGGCTTGGGGCGCGCGTCGACCCGCGCTTCGCGGATCTCGTCAACAAGATTACACGCATCTTTCTCGAACGCGGTGTGTTCGATGAGCACAGGCCATCCCTCGTGGCGTAA
- a CDS encoding ABC transporter substrate-binding protein: protein MTMKRIIGIAAGLAASVVIGLGSASAADKASLRLNWQLLGFHAPFYYGVEKGFYRDEGIDLTINEGRGGAATAQALGANSDTFGIVDAGTVIVSVSKGIPIKTVMSLMNSGIFAVVARKDANIQTAKDLEGRTISITAGDALTALFPAVVAANKLDASKIKLVNVDAAAKVVAVLEKRADATLGSVDAQSFVMEAQGVPASVLSFDDLGVQLVGLTLVTNDQTAAKSPDLVKRFARATQKTFTEAAKDPEGVVAAALKSKPVLDAKILRQQMDVSLAKMESPNTKGKPIGVGSEADWANTLKLLKTYQGVETDKPASAFFTNTFVE from the coding sequence ATGACGATGAAGCGTATCATAGGCATTGCTGCAGGTTTGGCAGCATCAGTTGTGATCGGGCTTGGAAGCGCCTCGGCCGCTGACAAGGCGAGCCTCAGGCTTAATTGGCAGCTTCTTGGATTTCACGCCCCGTTTTACTATGGCGTGGAGAAGGGTTTCTACCGCGACGAGGGTATCGATCTTACCATCAACGAAGGGCGCGGTGGTGCAGCGACCGCGCAAGCTCTCGGCGCCAACAGCGACACCTTTGGTATTGTTGACGCCGGCACCGTCATCGTGAGCGTATCGAAAGGTATTCCGATCAAGACCGTCATGTCGCTGATGAACAGCGGCATCTTCGCCGTCGTCGCCCGCAAGGATGCCAATATTCAGACGGCGAAGGATCTTGAGGGCAGGACGATTTCCATCACCGCGGGCGACGCTCTGACTGCTCTGTTTCCCGCCGTCGTGGCGGCCAATAAACTAGATGCCAGCAAGATCAAGCTGGTTAATGTCGATGCCGCGGCGAAAGTCGTGGCTGTGCTGGAAAAGCGCGCTGACGCGACGCTCGGCAGTGTCGATGCCCAGTCCTTCGTGATGGAGGCACAAGGCGTGCCGGCCTCCGTGCTCTCCTTCGACGATTTGGGCGTCCAGCTGGTTGGCCTCACGCTCGTCACAAATGACCAGACGGCCGCGAAATCGCCAGACCTTGTGAAGCGCTTTGCCCGCGCGACGCAGAAGACTTTCACTGAGGCTGCCAAGGACCCGGAAGGTGTCGTCGCCGCCGCTCTCAAGAGCAAGCCGGTCCTCGATGCCAAGATCCTGCGCCAGCAGATGGATGTCTCGCTTGCGAAGATGGAATCACCCAATACGAAGGGCAAGCCGATCGGCGTTGGATCCGAGGCTGACTGGGCCAATACGCTCAAGCTGCTGAAGACTTACCAGGGCGTCGAGACCGACAAACCCGCAAGTGCCTTCTTCACAAACACCTTCGTCGAATAA
- a CDS encoding ABC transporter permease, whose product MANRKFPTLAIMTAVGLVLVWEGGVRALDVPAYLLPSPSLIIRSMVTNWAHVADNAIPTTVNMVGGFLLSAAVGVPLAMALAYSALFERAVYPIVVFLQIVPKIAIAPLFIIWFGFGTMPKLLLVFLLTFFPIIVNAVVGFKTVDPGIMEFARATGARGLRTFMRIQFPSALPSIFTGLKVAAALASTAAVVAEFVSSDNGLGYLIITYNGQLMTAMVFATILVLGVIGLAFYYLIEILEKIVLPWHVARLSHGT is encoded by the coding sequence ATGGCAAACCGGAAATTCCCCACCCTCGCCATTATGACCGCCGTTGGTCTTGTCCTGGTGTGGGAAGGGGGCGTCCGGGCGCTCGACGTTCCCGCCTATCTCCTGCCGTCTCCCAGCTTGATCATCAGAAGTATGGTGACCAATTGGGCGCATGTTGCTGACAATGCGATCCCGACAACCGTCAACATGGTCGGTGGATTCCTTTTGAGTGCGGCCGTCGGCGTTCCGCTTGCCATGGCGCTCGCCTATTCCGCCCTGTTCGAGCGCGCCGTCTATCCGATCGTGGTCTTTCTGCAGATCGTGCCGAAGATTGCGATTGCGCCTTTGTTTATCATCTGGTTCGGCTTCGGGACGATGCCGAAACTGCTGCTGGTCTTTCTGCTGACGTTCTTTCCGATCATCGTGAATGCGGTTGTGGGCTTCAAGACGGTCGATCCCGGCATCATGGAATTCGCGCGCGCCACTGGCGCCAGGGGCCTGCGAACCTTCATGCGGATCCAGTTTCCGAGCGCGCTGCCTTCCATCTTCACAGGCCTCAAGGTCGCTGCCGCGCTAGCCTCGACGGCGGCGGTCGTCGCGGAATTCGTCTCGTCCGACAACGGACTTGGCTATCTCATCATTACTTACAACGGCCAGTTGATGACGGCGATGGTCTTCGCGACGATCCTTGTTCTTGGCGTCATCGGTCTCGCATTTTACTATCTCATCGAGATACTTGAAAAGATTGTTCTTCCTTGGCACGTCGCAAGACTGAGCCACGGCACATAG
- a CDS encoding IclR family transcriptional regulator has product MRTAVDRIFDLLGALTERAAGVSLQEAAQAAHLSKPTAHRLLTDLIGRGVVRQDKASGNYALTLELALIAFKQLGELGFLDICQPTLDELAALSGELVRLAWRDDDRLVILSEAQGAKPGLRFDANLGRPVVLHTMAAGKVFLASQPRAEALRLVRKQGLMGSPDTGPNAIQSEDELALELSRVERQGYALAYDEGDLGAAAIAVPILDPKTHVFLGSIAIVGPTVRWTKAKLSELAPPLNEAAAAIAGKAAIAPFCRRIAEANTRTSRAAG; this is encoded by the coding sequence ATGCGCACTGCTGTCGATCGAATCTTTGATCTCTTGGGCGCTCTCACGGAGCGGGCCGCCGGCGTATCGCTGCAGGAGGCGGCGCAAGCAGCGCATTTGTCCAAGCCGACGGCCCATCGGCTTCTGACCGACCTGATCGGCCGCGGCGTCGTCCGCCAAGACAAGGCAAGCGGCAACTACGCCTTGACGTTGGAGCTGGCACTTATTGCCTTCAAGCAACTGGGCGAACTCGGCTTCCTCGACATTTGCCAGCCGACGCTCGACGAACTGGCGGCGCTCTCGGGCGAACTGGTGCGGCTCGCCTGGCGTGACGACGATCGTCTCGTCATTCTGAGCGAAGCGCAAGGCGCGAAACCGGGCTTACGTTTCGACGCCAATCTCGGCCGCCCTGTGGTGCTGCACACAATGGCGGCCGGCAAGGTTTTCCTGGCTTCGCAACCTCGCGCGGAGGCGCTGCGTCTCGTGCGCAAGCAGGGGCTGATGGGCAGCCCGGATACAGGCCCCAACGCCATCCAGTCCGAGGACGAGCTCGCACTTGAACTGTCCCGCGTGGAACGCCAGGGCTATGCCCTTGCCTACGACGAAGGCGACCTTGGCGCCGCGGCCATTGCCGTGCCGATCCTCGATCCGAAGACGCATGTGTTTCTCGGCAGCATCGCCATCGTCGGCCCGACCGTCCGGTGGACCAAGGCCAAGCTCAGTGAACTGGCCCCACCCTTGAACGAAGCGGCGGCGGCGATTGCCGGCAAAGCGGCCATCGCTCCCTTCTGCCGCCGTATCGCTGAAGCCAACACACGGACATCAAGGGCGGCGGGATAA
- a CDS encoding GntR family transcriptional regulator encodes MIRYQEIAHDLRGSLEATGDVTRAIASENELCQRYGASRTTIRAALKQLENEGLIERRQGKGTFYRPPHIAKNLGSIVDFHTEARLAGRIPTTHVVAMETRAATPADTVLFGFPMTRAGVVELTRLRKLDGQPAVLQRSLLDRSVVKGITAGMLENASLYGLLAEHNGIRVATIEETLEPCQIGAQDADLLDIPVGSAVFRSHRVARDREGAVIEVSDNLVRGDIYRFTIRRQVDTDMQDTLRGTI; translated from the coding sequence TTGATCCGCTATCAGGAAATCGCGCATGATCTGCGAGGAAGCCTCGAGGCGACCGGCGACGTGACGCGCGCCATAGCGTCGGAGAATGAACTCTGTCAGCGTTATGGCGCGAGCCGCACCACGATCCGCGCCGCTCTGAAGCAACTGGAGAACGAGGGGCTTATCGAGCGCCGGCAAGGCAAAGGCACCTTCTACAGACCCCCCCACATCGCCAAGAATCTTGGCAGCATCGTCGACTTTCACACCGAGGCGCGCCTCGCGGGCCGCATTCCCACCACCCATGTCGTTGCCATGGAAACGCGCGCCGCGACCCCTGCGGATACGGTGCTGTTCGGTTTCCCCATGACCCGAGCCGGCGTCGTTGAACTCACCCGTCTGCGCAAGCTGGATGGGCAGCCCGCCGTCTTGCAGCGCTCCCTGCTCGACCGGTCCGTCGTCAAGGGCATCACGGCGGGGATGCTGGAGAACGCCTCTCTCTATGGACTTCTTGCGGAACACAACGGCATCCGCGTCGCGACAATCGAGGAAACCCTGGAGCCTTGCCAGATCGGGGCACAGGACGCCGATCTTCTCGACATCCCCGTAGGCAGTGCGGTGTTCCGCTCGCATCGCGTGGCCCGCGATCGCGAGGGAGCGGTTATTGAAGTCAGCGACAACCTCGTTCGAGGTGATATCTACCGCTTCACCATTCGTCGACAGGTAGATACCGACATGCAGGACACCCTACGAGGGACGATATGA
- a CDS encoding FGGY-family carbohydrate kinase, with protein MSVVLAFDLGGTSFRAALIDAKGTTHAESAIFGPTIIDRLGWSEIDANDWWQTLTEACRQLADEEPLLFARVAGIAICGVTRTQVFLGRDGRQLRQAMTWKDTRADATAKRLQGSLPGAHPETAKINAFHPLARLAWLREQEEATFRSLARVLEPKDYLNFRLTGVQAGDPVSMARLMASAEAIDGADLLSAIGAPTTLLPRAIEPCDTVGRVLDGLPSPLDQIAGVPVFCCSSDTWAAAAGLGALRPGYAYNISGTTEVLGLISETPAEAEGLLTVDWRGLHQLGGPSQNGADTVAWLLSLLGRIDGDYSGVGKAMDVLLAGRRHPQPLVFLPYLQGERVPYWDPTLRGALVGLNRQHGATDVAWAVLEGIAFLNRIVLERAERAAGLKVREIRFGGGAAANPAWRQIKADVCGRPVVVGTSKEPGLLGAAIVAWTGLGRFASLAEAQDALVSVASRHEPVSARTAIYSRLFALFRQSEQALAPISRDLAALSRQSETLPGVHASPLTDTKDPSP; from the coding sequence ATGAGCGTCGTCCTCGCCTTTGATCTTGGCGGCACGAGCTTCCGCGCCGCTCTCATCGATGCGAAGGGCACAACCCACGCCGAGAGCGCGATTTTCGGGCCGACGATCATCGACCGCCTCGGCTGGTCGGAGATCGACGCGAACGATTGGTGGCAGACCCTGACCGAGGCCTGCCGTCAGCTGGCCGATGAGGAGCCGCTCCTGTTCGCGAGAGTCGCCGGCATTGCCATCTGCGGCGTCACGCGCACGCAGGTCTTCCTGGGGCGAGACGGCCGCCAGCTGCGGCAGGCGATGACCTGGAAGGACACACGGGCTGATGCAACAGCCAAACGCCTGCAGGGCTCTCTCCCGGGCGCTCATCCCGAGACGGCCAAGATCAACGCCTTCCATCCGCTTGCTCGCCTCGCCTGGCTGCGCGAGCAGGAGGAAGCGACCTTCCGTAGCCTCGCCCGTGTTCTTGAGCCCAAGGACTACCTCAACTTTCGCCTCACCGGCGTGCAGGCGGGGGATCCGGTGTCCATGGCTAGGCTCATGGCCTCTGCCGAAGCTATTGATGGCGCGGATCTCTTGTCCGCGATTGGCGCGCCCACAACCCTTTTGCCGCGCGCGATCGAGCCATGCGATACGGTCGGTCGCGTTCTCGATGGCCTCCCGTCACCGCTTGATCAGATTGCCGGGGTCCCGGTGTTCTGCTGCTCCAGCGACACCTGGGCGGCCGCGGCCGGGCTCGGCGCGCTGCGCCCAGGCTATGCCTACAACATTTCCGGCACCACAGAGGTGCTGGGGCTCATCAGCGAGACGCCAGCCGAGGCGGAAGGTCTCCTGACGGTCGATTGGCGCGGCCTTCACCAGCTTGGCGGCCCGAGTCAGAATGGCGCCGACACGGTGGCCTGGCTGCTCTCGCTGCTTGGGCGGATCGACGGTGATTATTCCGGTGTCGGCAAGGCGATGGACGTCTTGCTGGCCGGGCGGCGGCATCCGCAGCCGCTTGTTTTTCTGCCCTATCTGCAGGGCGAGCGCGTGCCCTATTGGGACCCGACCTTGCGCGGCGCGCTGGTCGGCCTCAATCGCCAGCACGGTGCCACCGACGTCGCCTGGGCCGTGCTGGAGGGCATCGCATTTCTCAATCGCATCGTGCTCGAAAGAGCGGAGCGGGCAGCCGGCCTCAAGGTCCGGGAAATCCGCTTCGGCGGCGGAGCGGCTGCGAACCCAGCGTGGCGGCAAATCAAAGCGGATGTCTGTGGCCGCCCGGTCGTCGTCGGCACATCCAAGGAACCTGGCCTGCTTGGCGCCGCGATCGTGGCCTGGACCGGTCTCGGCCGCTTCGCGTCCCTGGCCGAAGCGCAGGACGCTCTCGTCTCCGTCGCGAGCCGTCACGAGCCGGTTTCGGCCCGCACAGCGATCTATAGTCGGTTGTTCGCCCTGTTCAGGCAAAGCGAGCAGGCGCTTGCCCCCATTTCGCGTGACCTCGCAGCCCTCTCTCGTCAGTCCGAGACGCTGCCGGGCGTTCATGCATCACCTCTGACTGATACTAAGGATCCATCCCCATGA